AAATTCATCAGAGAAATGATCTGGATCGATGAGGTGGATTTACAGCTCGTCCATTCCAGATGCAGAGAACGAATGCTTCTCAAAAACAAACTGATTTTACAGAAAGGACAAATTGCCCAGCAGTATTTTTTCATCGTATCCGGGGGCGTCCGTTTTTTTTACGAGAGTGAAGGGCAGGAAAATACAAGCTGGGTAATGTTTAAAAATGAATTCTTCACTGAAATATCCAGCTTACATCCCCAAAAGCCATCCCGATTCAATATTGAAGCGATCGAAGAAACGAAGTTGATTGTGATTGACAAAAAGGATATGGATTTTCTGTATGGCCAGGTGGCAGCCTGGGAAGAATTTGGCAGAAAAATCTGGGAAGCGACCACGATACGTATGATTGACCAGCTTTTGAATTTCCAAACCCTATCTGCCGAGGAACGTTACCTCTCTTTTCTCAAGAATTCCCAACTTATTCAAAAAGCCCCCGTAAAGCAGGTCGCCGCTGTACTAGGGATTACCCCCAATGCCTTGAGCCGAATCAGAAAAAAAATTCGGTAAACCTCATTCTCTACCTTTTGGTAGTTTTGCCCCTTTGCCATCCGGGTACTTTTGAGTCATAAAAAAACAACAATGACTCAACCCAAAGAAAACCCAGCGATGACTCAGAATCCGTATTCTGACGAAGCATTAATTAAAAACTTTCCGGACTTTACGAATCAGTATGCGACCGTAAACGGCGTTCGCCTGCACTACGTCGAAGGGGGCAGTGGCTTGCCCTTACTTTGTTTGCCCGGCTGGCCGCAAACTTGGTATTCCTACCAACCCGTTGCTTTGCAACTCGCCCAGAAATACCGGGTAATCATTGTCGATATCCGAGGTATGGGTAGTTCCGAGAAGCCTCCATTCGGTTACGATAAAAAAACCATGGCGGCTGATATTCTGGCCTTAGTACAGCATCTTGGTTTACTACGCGTTTCGATCATGGGTCACGATATTGGCGGGATGGTCGCCATGAGTTTTGCGTTTAATTATCCCGGCTTCGTCGAAAAGCTGATTATTCTGGATGGCTCACATCCAACCGAGGGAATACTACAGATGAGTTTGATACCTCCGGCGGGTACTTTTAGCGAGAAGATGGATGCCAATCGACCCTACGCCTGGTGGATGGGATTTAATCAGGTGAAAGGATTACCCGAACAGCTACTGGCCGGCCGCTTCCAGTACTTGCTGGACTGGCTTTTTCACTACGTCATGATTGACGATCGGAAAATGACTTCCCTGGAAAGAGACGTTTATGCCGCTTCCTACAACGATGCCGAAAGCATCCGGGCCGCTAACGCCTGGTACCAAATGTTTGTTCAGGACATCGAAGATGCCAAAAACTATCCGCCCTTGGAAATGCCCGTGTTAGCAATCGGCAGCTACATAAGTTACCAATACATGAAGATGGGACTACCTCACGTCGCCAAAGACTTACACCTGGTTGGGATTCTGGATAGTGGGCATTATCTATTCGAGGAGCAACCAACGCAGGTACTTGAGGCGGTATTCAACTTTCTGATCTAATTCAATTCACCAATCATTTTGAAGAATAAAAACAGCCATGCAAAAGAAGATTGTAGTATTCGGTGCTACGGGCAATTTAGGCCGTAGAATTACGCGTGAACTTTTACAAAGAGGGGCGGCAGTACAGGCAATCGTTCGACCATCTGCCGATCCCGAAAAAACGAAAGCGTTGGAGCAACTGGGAGCGACCGTACAAGAGGTAGATACGGATCGCGTAGAGGCCCTGGCCCTGGCGAGTGCCGGAGCCCATTGCGTGGTATCCGCTGTCGCCGGTTTGGGTGACGTAATTATTGATCTACAGAAGAGAATCCTGGATGCGGCAGTACAGGCCGGTGTCCCCCGATTTATTCCTTCTGACTTCTGTACGGATTATACCGATTTAGTACCGGGTGAAAACAGAAATTTTGATTTACGGAGAGAATTCAGAAGTTACCTTGACCGTACCCCCGTTCAGGCTTCTTCGGTTTTCAACGGTGCTTTTGCGGACATCCTCCAGTACAACACGCCAATTCTAAACCTGAAAGAGAAGAGTATCGGTTACTGGGGTGACAAGGCAGATTGGAAACTGGATTTCACGACGATGGACGATACGGCCGCCTTTACGGCGGAGGTAGCCTTGGATGCAGAAGCTCCCAGAAACCTACCGATTGCTAGTTTTCAGGTAAGTCCTAATGACCTATGGCAAGCAGTAAAACAGCTAACGCATCAGGAGTTTAGAATTCATCAATTATCCAGTCTTGACGATTTTGCACAGTTTATAAAAAAGCAACGAGCCGATTACCCCGCCGGAGAACAGGAGTTGTATGCTAAATGGCAACAGGGTCAGTATATGTATTCCATGTTTACGACCCAACATACGCAGTTAGCCAATGACCGATACAAAAACCTGACCTGGACAACAAGCTTAGATTTTATCAAGTCATTTGTTCACTAAACGAACGAAATTGTAAGTACTGCGTCTCGAATAGCTTGCGTAGAATCGTATACCAATTAATGTAGGTACGACTGCTCGTTAATAGGAGGAAGCTTTTCGAATTATCTTATAACCAGCACCGACTTTCAAAACGACGCCAATCAATTTCCGCGACTGCTTTCGAGACTATGCTCCGTCAGAAAAGCAGTCCGGAAATTGGATGGCGATTCGCCCGTTTTCGTCAGGAACAAGCGACTAAAATAAGCGGGATCCTGATAACCCAAATCGTAGGCAATTTCCTTGGCCGTAAGCGAAGTATGTACCAAAAGCCGTTTTGCCTCCAGAACAATGCGATCTTTGATTACTTCATTGGGCTGTGGTAAGCGTAAACGGTTGAACTTATGAGTAATGGTTTTGGGAGATATACACAGCAAATCGGCGTAATCGGCAACCGTATGTTTGGATTTGTAATGCTCCTCTACCAATCGGGTGAATTTGCGAAAAAATTCCAGATCACTTTGCGGTTCGTTTACTGCATTCTCCAAGTGTTGTCTTTTCCAGGAACGAGTCGCCCGGATCAACAATTGTTTCAAATAAGTCCGGACCATTTCTTCCAGAGAGCTGTCGTTAAGCTTGAATTCGTGTACCATTTCCGTAAACAAACCCTTGATAAACGCGATTTCTTCTTCCGCAGCCTCCACTTTCGGCATGTTGTGAATGTTGTTGAACAGCAATCCATCACAGGCCACCTCCTGATCGTGAATCTGTATGCAATAAAAATCACGATTGTAGAAAATGAAATAGCCATCATCCGAACCCGCTTCTTCTAGCTTCAGGTATTGGTTAGGACTAACGAAGAAAAGGGCTGGCCGCTGGGTTTCATAAACTGAAAAATCGACTCTGACCTTGTAGCCGGGAGGCAGAAACAGGATCTTGATATACTGCTTATACTCCGGGCCGTTGATGAAATCGGTCTGATCCTGACTAACAGACAGTAAGCCAAACGTTTTCAATTTATGCTCAAACAGATTTTTTTGCATGATTTTATACGCACGTTGATGGTTAGTATGGCTGATAGCAAGCGAATAACTTTAATTGACGTAAAAAGCGGAGAGTTGATTCAATCGTTGCTTCACCAGCTCGTTACGCATGGGCTCGAACCGAGCGAGCTCCTTTCCGTCTTTCATAACAATCACGTAAAAGGGTTGATTGAACTGGGTGGTCAGGTGATAAATTGTGGCCAGTTCAGCAATGTCTTCAAACCAGGCGGCCATA
The genomic region above belongs to Siphonobacter curvatus and contains:
- a CDS encoding NmrA family NAD(P)-binding protein — its product is MQKKIVVFGATGNLGRRITRELLQRGAAVQAIVRPSADPEKTKALEQLGATVQEVDTDRVEALALASAGAHCVVSAVAGLGDVIIDLQKRILDAAVQAGVPRFIPSDFCTDYTDLVPGENRNFDLRREFRSYLDRTPVQASSVFNGAFADILQYNTPILNLKEKSIGYWGDKADWKLDFTTMDDTAAFTAEVALDAEAPRNLPIASFQVSPNDLWQAVKQLTHQEFRIHQLSSLDDFAQFIKKQRADYPAGEQELYAKWQQGQYMYSMFTTQHTQLANDRYKNLTWTTSLDFIKSFVH
- a CDS encoding alpha/beta fold hydrolase — its product is MTQPKENPAMTQNPYSDEALIKNFPDFTNQYATVNGVRLHYVEGGSGLPLLCLPGWPQTWYSYQPVALQLAQKYRVIIVDIRGMGSSEKPPFGYDKKTMAADILALVQHLGLLRVSIMGHDIGGMVAMSFAFNYPGFVEKLIILDGSHPTEGILQMSLIPPAGTFSEKMDANRPYAWWMGFNQVKGLPEQLLAGRFQYLLDWLFHYVMIDDRKMTSLERDVYAASYNDAESIRAANAWYQMFVQDIEDAKNYPPLEMPVLAIGSYISYQYMKMGLPHVAKDLHLVGILDSGHYLFEEQPTQVLEAVFNFLI
- a CDS encoding helix-turn-helix domain-containing protein, with product MQKNLFEHKLKTFGLLSVSQDQTDFINGPEYKQYIKILFLPPGYKVRVDFSVYETQRPALFFVSPNQYLKLEEAGSDDGYFIFYNRDFYCIQIHDQEVACDGLLFNNIHNMPKVEAAEEEIAFIKGLFTEMVHEFKLNDSSLEEMVRTYLKQLLIRATRSWKRQHLENAVNEPQSDLEFFRKFTRLVEEHYKSKHTVADYADLLCISPKTITHKFNRLRLPQPNEVIKDRIVLEAKRLLVHTSLTAKEIAYDLGYQDPAYFSRLFLTKTGESPSNFRTAFLTEHSLESSRGN
- a CDS encoding Crp/Fnr family transcriptional regulator; this translates as MEEFIKFIREMIWIDEVDLQLVHSRCRERMLLKNKLILQKGQIAQQYFFIVSGGVRFFYESEGQENTSWVMFKNEFFTEISSLHPQKPSRFNIEAIEETKLIVIDKKDMDFLYGQVAAWEEFGRKIWEATTIRMIDQLLNFQTLSAEERYLSFLKNSQLIQKAPVKQVAAVLGITPNALSRIRKKIR